The nucleotide window ACCGAGGCGAACAGCAGGGCGACCATGACGAACTTGACCACCCAGTCGGCGTTCATGAACAGCGTCCACGGGGAAAGCCCATGCGCCGCAGCCGTGCCGCCCAGCGCCACCGCATCAACCACGTTATTTTCCATCGTCCGACCAGAAGTTTCCCGAGATCGCCGCGAACGCCGCCCGGACCGCCGAGGGCATCCGCACGGCGCGGCCCGCCTGAGACATGCAGGCGAGCTTGACCGCAAATCGCGCAAGCTCCAAGCCGTCACGCATGACCGTTTGATCAAGATCGAGCGACGCGCCACGCAGCGCAACCAAGCGGCTCGCGACGACAAGATGGTCGTCAAGCCGCGCCGGTACAAGAAAATCAGCAACGCAACGGCGCATGACGAAAAACACCCCGGTCTGTGCCGCCAGCCGCGATTGTGCAAACCCGATACTGCGAAGCATCTCGGTGCGCGCCCGCTCGGCAAATTGCAGGTAGTTGGCGTGATAGACGACCCCGCCAGCGTCGGTATCCTCGAAATAGACACGAATCGGGAAGAGGTGAACCTCCCCTGAAACGATTCCCGTCGACGGCTCAGGCGTCATCATCGATCCTCAGCGTGAACTGCGCCGGCGCGAAGCCGACCGGGCGCACCAAGCCGAGATGGGCGTAAGCGAGATCCGCCAGCATCCGCCCACGCGGCGTGCGCTGCAACAAGCCCTGCTGGATCAAGAAGGGCTCAATGACGTCCTCGATGGTATCGCGCTCCTCGGCCAGTGCCGCCGCCAGCGTCTCCACCCCCACCGGACCACCGCGATAGAAGTCGGCGATACAACGCAGGTAGCGGCGATCGATAGCGTCGAGTCCGCGCCCATCGACGTCAAGACGGTTCAACGCCGCGTCGGCGGCGGTGCGGTCAACCTCGCGCACGCCGCCGACGCTGGCGAAGTCGCGCACCCGGCGCAGCAGGCGGATCGCCACCCGCGGCGTGCCGCGCGCGCGCGCAGCAATCTCACGGGCGCCGTCCGCGGTCATGGCCATGCGCAACAACGCCCCGCCGCGCCGGACGATGTGCTCGAGCTCGTCGACGTCGTAGAAGTCGAGGCGCAGCGGAATGCCGAAACGCTCGCGCAGCGGCGTGGTGATCAGGCCGGCCCGCGTCGTCGCCGCAACCAGGGTAAACGGCGGCAGATCGATGCGGATCGTGCGCGCCGCCGGTCCTTCGCCGATCATCAGGTCGAGCTTGCCGTCCTCCATCGCCGGATAGAGGATTTCCTCGACGACCGGCGATAACCGATGGATTTCGTCGATGAACAGGACGTCGCGCGGCTCGAGATTGGTGAGAATCGCCGCGAGATCACCCGGCTTGGCGATGACCGGACCGGACGTCGCACGAAAGCCGACACCGAGTTCATGAGCGACGATCTGGGCCAAGGTCGTCTTGCCGAGACCGGGCGGTCCGTGCAGCAGGACGTGATCGAGCGGCTCGCCACGCCCGCGCGCCGCTTCGACAAACACGCGCAGGTTGCGGCAAACCGCCTTCTGGCCGACGAAATCGCCGAGCGAGGCCGGGCGCAGGCCGGTTTCGGTGCCATCTTCGACCTGCCGGGTCCCCGCGATCAGCGGCCGTCCGGCGTCGTCGGCTTCGTTTCGGCTCACGGTCCGGGCTCGCGTTTGGCGAGATCGGCAAGCCCGGCGCGGATCAGCGCATCAAGAGCGGCGCCCTCGCCAAGGCGGCCCGCAGCCGTAGCCACGGCGGTGTGCGCCTCGACGGGACGAAACCCGAGATTGACCAGCGCCGAGACCGCGTCCGCCGCCGCGCCCACCGATCCTGCTCCGTCCGTCGTGGCGGCGATCGAAACCGCGCCTACCAGCGAGCCCATGCCCGCCGGCAGTGTCATCGCCGCCGCCTTGTCCTTCAGCTCGGTGGCGATGCGCTGGGCGAGCCGGGCGCCGATGCCGGACGCCTGGGTCAGCACCGCCCGGTCCCCGGCAGCGATGGCGAACGCCAGATCCGCCGGCGCCGCCACGCTCAGAATTGCCAGCGCCGCCTTCGGTCCGACGCCCTGGACGGTGATCAGCAAGCGAAACCACGCCCGTTCGAGAGAATCGACGAACCCATAGAGGTTGATCCCGTCCTCGCGCACGTGGGTATCGATCAGCAGCGCCGCTTCCGTGCCCTCCGCCAGCCGCCGCAAGGTCCGCGCCGAACAGAAGACGAGATAACCGATTCCGCCGACATCGATCACCGCCGAGCCGTCGGCGACGGTATCGACACGGCCGGTGATCTTGGCGATCACGAGCGCGCAGCCGCGATCAGGGCCGACCGGCCGCGATGGTGGGCGTGGCAGATGGCGACGGCAAGCGCGTCCGCGGCATCGGCACTTGTCAGCCGTGCGCCGGGCAGCAGCCTCGCCACCATCATCTGCACCTGCTCCTTGGCCGCGTGACCGGTTCCCACCACCGTCTTCTTCACCAAATTCGGCAGATATTCGCTCACCGGCAGGCCGGCGCGCGCGGGCACCAGCAGGGCGATTCCCCGTGCCTGGCCAAGACGCAAGGTCGAGACGGCGTTGCGGTTGACAAACGTTTCCTCGACCGCCGCTTCCTCTGGCCGCCAGCCCACAATCACCGCCTCCAGCCCGTCGGCCAACTGCACGAGGCGATCCGCCAGCGAGCGGCTGGCATCCGTTTTGACCACGCCGCAGGCGACGTGCACCAGCCGGCCATGGTCGTAATCGATCACCCCCCAGCCCGTGGCACCCAAACCCGGATCGAGACCCAGCAGGCGCACGCCTCAGCCTTCAGCGGCCAAGCCGTTCGAGCACATCGTCGGCCACATCAAAATTGGCGGCAACCCGCTGCACGTCGTCGCTGTCGTCGAGCGCGCCGAGGAGCTTGAACAGGATCTCGGCATCCTCTTCGCTCACCGGAATCGAGGTCCGCGGCCGCCAGTCGAGGCGCGCGGCATCGGCGGCGCCGAATCGCTGCTCGAGCGCGTCGCGAACGAGGTTGAGGTCGTCCGGCGCACAGAAAACCTCGTGCCCGCCCTCGGAAGACTGCACGTCGTCGGCGCCGGCCTCGAGGGCCGCCTCGAACATCGCCTCGGCGTCGGCGCTCAATGCCGGGTACTGCACCAGGCCTACCCGTTCGAACATGAAGCTGACGCTACCACTTTCGCCGAGGGTACCACCGTGCTTGCCGAACGCCGTGCGCACCTCGCTTGCGGTGCGGTTGCGATTGTCGGTCAACGCTTCGACAATCAGGGCAACGCCGCCCGGACCGAAGCCCTCGTAGCGCACCTCTTCGTATTGATCGCCGCCCTCACTGCCGGAACCGCGCTTGATCGCCCGCTCGATCGTGTCTTTCGACATGTTCGCCGTGCGCGCCGCGATCACCGCCGAGCGCAGCCGCGGATTGGCCGCTGGATCGGCTAGTCCGCTGCGCGCCGAAACGGTAAGTTCCCGAATGAGCTTGGTGAAAACCTTGGCGCGCTTCGCGTCCTGCGCGCCCTTGCGATACATGATGTTCTTGAACTGAGAATGGCCGGCCATGAGCGTGTGCTGAACGTCTGATCTGTTGCGGGCGAAAATCTACCAACCGTCCTATCACATCGCGCCCGCTTCGCCCAACTGAACCGGGCGCGGCGGCGAGGAAACGGCCCCCAGCCTGAATTTTCGGCACAAACCCACGGCGGGCGCGGGCCAACGACCGGGACGACGGAAACGCAGGAGATTGCGACACGCTCGATCGAGTCGCGCGCTTGTGGCGCGAAAATTGCTGTCGCACTGTGAGCAAGATCGACAGGCAAAGGCGAACGCCGGCCGCCGGAAGGAGGACAAGGTGAAGATCGTCGTGTGCAGCCAGGATGGCCGTACTGTATCTGGCCACGCGGGACGGGCGCGCAAGTGGGTCTGGTTCGAGGGCGAGCGCGGCATGGGCGCCAACAAGCCGATGCCATCCGGTCAACTCGAGCTCCCGCCAACGCAGGTGATCCACACGTTCAAGGCGGACGGCCCCCATCCGCTCGACGAATTCCCGGTGCTGATAACCCGCTTCGCCGGCCAGGGGTTCGTCAACCGCATGCGCAAGCGCGGCGTCGAGGTGCGCTTCACCCGCGAGCGAAGCGCCGCAAAGGCGGCGCGGGATTTCCTGAAAGGCACCCTCGCCCCACCTCCCAATCGCCGGGTGATGGACCTCGTGTGCAAGGTCCGCGATCTGTTCTCCGAGCACGCATGAGACCCGCCGCCGAGGCCGGTAAAAGCGAGGGGCGCGGATCACGCTTTCGCGCCGGAAGCACGGTTGGGCGGATGATTCGCTCCGGCATGACGCTGCCGGCCGTGCTCGCCGCCACGGGGCTTCTCACCTTCGTGGACCCGGCAAGCGCCCCGGCGGGCGATTGGCCCCAGGCGCTGACACCGACCGCGGCGGCGCCACAGGCGATCGGCAGCCCCGCCCGCGGCTGCCTCGACGGCGGACAGCGCCTTTCACTCGACGGACCCGGCTGGCAGGTGATGCGCCCGTCACGCAACCGGTTCTGGGGCCACACCGACCTAATCGGCTTTATCGAACGTCTCGCTGGCGAAGCCGCGCGGCAGGACAGCGGCCTTCTCGTCGGCGATCTGTCGATGCCGCGTGGCGGGCCGATGCCGAACGGTCACCGCAGCCATCAGTTTGGCCTCGACGTCGATATCTGGTTCGAGCCGGCACCAGCGGCGCCGCTCTCGCCGAGCGAGCGCGAGAGCCTGCCGGCGGTCTCGGTGCTCGCGGCGGATGGCGAGCACCTCGATCCTGTGGTGTGGACGAACTGGCACGAGACGATGCTGCATGCCGCCGCCGTCGATCCCGCCGTCGATCGCATCTTCGTCAACCCCGCGATCAAGCGCGCGCTCTGCACGTCGACTCCCGCCGCCGATCGCGCCTGGCTCCATCGCATCCGACCATGGTGGGGCCATGACGACCATTTTCACGTTCGTCTGGTCTGCCCCGCTTTGGACGATTCTTGTATTCCGACTGAGCCTATTCCACCCGGTGACGGATGCGATGCGAGCCTCGACTGGTGGTTTTCAGCCGAAGCGCGGGCGCCCAAACCGCCGGGTCCGCCGCCGAAACCGCTGTCGCTCGACGATCTGCCGCCCGCCTGTCGCGCCATATTGACCGCGGAGGACCCTCCGCGCGCCGACGCCGCTCTGCGCTAGGCCGTCGCGCGCGGCGGCGCGACGGACGACGCAGCATTTCCTTTTCACAATAAATACCCTAATGTGGGGTTATTACCCCCTACAGGTTATTTACTATGGACGCACCCCTTGTCGCATCGCAAACCGATTCTCCCAACGACGAGCGGCTTGCTTTCCTCCGCCTCGATACGGCGGCGCGCAAGACCCTAAATCAAATTCAGCCGAAGCTGCTCAAGGACTTACCGGCGGTGACAGATGCGCTTTACGAGCATCTGCAGAAATGGCCGGCGCTCAAACCGCTGCTCGCCGGCTCCGAAAAAATCGCGCAATTGAAGGCGGCGCAGACCTCCCATTGGAAACACCTGTTTTCGGGCCAGTTCGATCCGGCCTATTTCGAGCGGACCCTCACCGTTGGACGCGTTCACGAAAAAATCGGTCTCGAGCCGCGATGGTACATGGGCGCCTACTGCTTCATGCTCGAGCACCTTCTGATTTCGGTCCTCCCCGCGAAGGCGCAAGACGCCAAGGTGCGCCAGACCGTCGAGGCGATCCTGCGCGCGGCCTTCCTCGATATGGACATGTCGGTCGCCGCTTACGTGAAGAACGCTGAATCCGGGCGACTCAAGGAAGAAATGCTGGCGCTATCGAACGTGCTTGAGAACGAGGTCCAAACCACGGTCACCGCCATGTCCGAGCAGGCCGGACGCATGACGGAGGGCGCCGAGCGCCTGACGACGATCTCGCGCCACCTGCACGAGACGGCGGCGATCGTAGATACCTCGACCGGCACGGCGATCGGCAACGTCCAGTCGGTGGCGGGCGCGACCGAGGAGATGGACGCCTCGTCGCGTCAGATCGCCCACCAGGTCAATGAACAGCAACGCCTGACGCGCGCGGCCGTATCCCAGGCGGAAGCCGCCAACGAGACCGTCCGCGAGCTCACCCACTCGGTCGGGCGGATCAATGAAGTGGTCACGCTCGTCGAGCAGATCGCTGCACAAACCAAATTGCTGGCACTCAACGCAACGATCGAGGCGGCGCGAACAGGCGAGGCCGGAAAGGGCTTTGCCGTCGTCGCCGCCGAGGTCAAGAGCCTCGCGCGTCAGACCGAAGAAGCGATCTCGGCCATCCGCACTCAGTCGAACGGCATTCGCACCGCGATGCACGAAGCCATCGCCATGGTGCAACGCGTGACCGAGGACATCGGCTCGATCAACGCTCTCGCCGATGAAATCGCCCAGTCGACCAACCAGCAACAGGAGGCGACGTCCGAAATCAGCCAGAGCGCGGCCTCCGCGTCGTCGCAGGTGCGAATGGTCGGTGATAACGCGCAGGAAGTGCTGAGTTCGTCGCGCGAAACCGGGGAAACGGCCGAGCAGGTGCGCCAGAGCTCGATCCTGGTCAAGAACAACATCGAGGATTTCCAGCGCCGCCTGTCGACGATCCTCAGAACATCGCAAGCGGGAAACCGACGCGAGGAGGAACGCTATCCGCTCGGCGTCGCCTGCTCGCTCGACTTGGCGGGCAAGCGCTCTTCGACCACGACCGCCAACCTCAGCCGCTCTGGCGCGCTGATTTTGGGCGCATACGACGGCATTGTCGAAGGTGCGCACATCTCGCTCGAGCTGGACGGCGTCGGGGCGTTTTCCGCGACGGTCATGAAAACCTCCGAAGTCGGCCTTCATCTCAAGTTCAATGATTTGTCCACCGAACAGAAACAGGCGGTAGGCACCCTCATCGAGGCAGCTCGAAAGAAGGATAAGCCCTACATCGAGCGCTGCCAGGGCGTTGCCGCGCAGATCGCTAAGGCGCTCGATGCCGCCCTGCACGGACGGCGAATCGATCGCACGGCCCTGTTCAGCACGGACTATGCGCTGATCCCGGACACCGACCCAAAGCAGTTCCTCGCGCCCTTCACCACCCTTGCCGACGAACTCCTGCCGGGGATCACCGAGCCGGTCGTCGAGTCCGACAGGCACGTGGTTTTCTGCATCGCCGTCGACCGCAACGGCTATGCGCCCACCCACAACCGCAAGTATTCTCAGCCGCAGCGTCCCGGCGATCCCAACTGGAACAACAAGAACTGCCGCAACCGGCGCCTGTTCAACGACACGACGGCAATCCTTTCCGCCGCAAACCGACGCCCTTTCCTCGTGCAGATCTATCGCCGCGACATGGGATCGGACGGTATCGTCATGCTCAAGGAGATCGCCGCGCCGATCCTCCTTGATAACGACCTGTGGGGCAATGTGCGGATGGGCCTGCCGCTATAGTCTCGATAGTCTCGCCGGACCGCGGCGTCAGTAGGCGCGCGGCCAGACCGATCCGATCTGCTCCGGTAGCGCCTGCGCGGACCAGCCGCCACCCAGCGCCTGGATCAGCGAGACGGTGGCGGTGAAGCGGCTGCTGCGAATATCGAGGGCCGTCTGCTCGTTGCTCAGCGCCGTCTGCTGTGCGGTGACGACGCTGGTATAATCGACCGTGCCGGCCTTGTACTGGTTGAGCTCGATCCGCTCCGCATCCCGCGCCGCCGTGACCGCATGCGCCTGCGCCACTGCCTGCTGATCGAGGATGCGCAGCGCTGCGAGCTGGTCCTCGACCTGCTGGAAACTCTGCAACGTCGTCTGCCGGTAGTTGGCCAACGCCGCGTCCCAGCCAGCGCGTGCCTGCTCGACCACGGCGCTGCGCGAGCCGGCGTCGAAGAGCAACTGTGTCGCCGTCAACCCCGCCGACCACAGCTCGTTCGACGAGCCGAGCAGCGTGCGCAGCGCCGTCGAGGCGTAACCGAACGACGCGGTCAGGGAAATATCCGGATAGTACGCGGCCTCGGCGAGACCGATCTGGGCGTTGGCTGCGGCCATCCGCCGTTCGGCGGCGGCGATGTCCGGGCGCCGCTCGAGAAGGGCGGAGGGAACGGTGACCGGATACGCCGGCGGCACCTCGGGCAGGTGATCCGGTGAAATGCTCAGCTCGGCTGGCGGCACTCCCATCAAAATGGCGATCGCGTGCTCATACTGCGCCCGCTGTACGCCGGCGCCGATGGCCTGCGCGCGCGTGCTTTCGAGCTGGGTTTGCGCCAGCGCCACGTCGGCGCGGGTGGCGATACCCCAGTGGTACTGGCTCTCGGTGATCGCCAGCGAGCGTTCGTAAGCAGCCGCGGCCTCGTCGAAGATACGAATTTGCTCGTCGGCAGCGCGCAGCAGGTAGTAGTCGCTGACCAGCTCGGCCTGCGCCGAGAGCGTCGCCGCAGCAAGGTCGGCTGCGCTCGCCTGCGCGTCCGCCTCATCGCTCTCGATCGTCCGGCGGATCTTGCCCCAGACATCGAGATCCCAGGTCGCCGCGAGTGACGGCTGATACGACGTCTGGGCGCCGGACGATCCCCCGGACGAAAAGCCGGTCGAACCGCTGTTGGACCTGCTGGTTCCCGATTTGCTGCGGGTAACGGACGTATCGAGCGAGATCGAGGGATAGAGCCCCGCCCGTGCCTGCTGGACGACCGCGCGCGCCTGCCGGAACGCCGCCTCGGACGCCGCCAGTGTCTGATTGGACACATTGACGCGACCGACGAATGAATCGAGCAGCGGATCATCGAACACCGTCCACCACGCGCCGCGCGGCGTGGCGTCGACCGGCTCCGCCGGTTTCCATCCGTCCAATTCCTTGAAACTCGCCGGTACCGATGCCGGCGGCCGCTGGTAATCCGGGCCGACGGCACAAGCGCAGAGCGTGGCGAGCGTGGTCAGCGCCGCCGGAATGCGAAGACGCATGCTCATTCGTTTGCCCCCGCCGAGCCTGAACCCGCCGGCGAAATTGCTGCTGACGCGCCTTTCGACGGGCCGTTTGTCGCGTGCCGCCACCGCGTGCGCAGCCGGTCGAGCGACAGGTAGACGACGGGCGTGGTGTAGAGAGTCAGCAACTGGCTGACGAGCAAGCCGCCGACGATGGCGATGCCGAGCGGTTGGCGCAACTCTCCGCCCTCGCCGACATCGAGCGCCAGCGGCAGGGCGCCGAGCAGAGCCGCCGCGGTCGTCATCATGATCGGCCGGAAGCGCAGCAGGCACGCCTCATGGATGGCGGCGCGCGGACGCAATCCCCGGGTGCGCTCGGCGTCGAGGGCGAAGTCGATCATCATGATGGCGTTCTTCTTGACGATGCCGATGAGCAGAATGACGCCGACCAGCGCGATCAGGCTGAACTCGGTGTGGCACACGAGCAAGGCCAGCAGCGCCCCCAGCCCCGCCGACGGCAGGGTTGAGAGAATGGTCAGCGGGTGCACGTAGCTTTCGTAGAGGATACCGAGAACGATGTAGACGGAGAACAGCGCCAGAAGGATCAGCATCGGCTGATTGTTGAGTGAGCTCTGGAAGATCTTGGCCGTGCCCGCGAAGCTGCCGCGGATCGTCGTCGGCATGCCGATCTCGCGCATCGTCCGCTCGATCGCCGCCACCGCGATGCCGAGCGCCACGCCCTCCGGCACGTTGAACGACAGCGTCGTGGCGACGAAGTGGCCTTCGTGGTTGACCGCGAGCGGCCCGTTGTCATTCAGGAACCGGGCAAATACGGCAAGCGGGATCATCGTCGTCGCCGCAGTGCTCACCGCCGCGCCGGTCGAGACCCCCCGCCCGGCCGAGCCGATCTGGTTCGTTCGCTGATTGCGGACGGACTCGTCGTCGGACTCCGTGCTGGTGCTGCTGTCGGGCACACTCACCGTGCCGCTGACGGCGTTGGTCGCCCGCGAGCCGCGCACCGCGCCACCACTGGTCGCGACGTAGATCGTATGGAGCGCATCGGGTGTCTGCCGGTAGGGCGCCGCCACCTCCATGACGACGTGGTACTGGTTCATGGGATTATAGATGGTCGAGACCTGACGCTGTCCGAACGCGTCGTAAAGCGTATTGTCGATCTGACCCACGGTCAGACCGAAGCGCGAGGCCGTCGCCCGGTCGATGTCGATGTACGCCTGCAAGCCGCCGTCCTGCTGGTCGGAATCAACGTCCTTGACCTCGGGCACCGAGCGCAGCGCCTGCGCCAGACGCGGTCCCCAACTCTGCAGTTCCTCGAGATCGTCCCCCTCGAGCGTGTACTGGTATTGGGCGTTGCCGGGCCGGCCACCGGCGCGGATGTCCTGGCCCGATTGCAAAAAGACGCCGGCGCCGGCGACTTGCGCCAGCTTCGGTCGCAGGCGGGCGATGACGCCGTCCGCCGAAACGTCGCGCTCGCTGCGCGGCCGCAGCGACGTGAACAAAAAGCCCGAATTCGTCTGAAAACCCCCGGTGAAACCGACGACGGTGTCGACCGCCGGATCGGCCTTGACGATGGCGATGATACGCTCGAGCTTTTGGCGCATCGCCTGGAACGAGATGTTCTGATCCGCCCGGATGCCACCGAAGACGCGGCCGGTATCCTGCTGCGGGAACAGCCCCTTGGGCACGATGGCGAAAAGGTAGACGTTCAGGCCGATCACCGCCAGCAGCGCCAGCAGAACTGTCCGCGGCCGCGCCAGCGCCCAGCCGAGTGTCTGGGCATAACCACCCGCCAGGGCGGCGAACGCCCGCTCGCTGAGGCGGAAGAAGCGATTGGGCGCCGCGCCGCTACGAGCGCGCAAAAGATACGCGCACATCATCGGCGTCGTCGTCAGCGAAATGACCAGCGAGATCAGGATGGCGATCGAAATCGTCATCGCGAACTCGCGAAACAGCCGGCCGACGATCCCACCCATCAGCAGGATCGGGATAAATACGGCGATCAGCGACAGGCTCATCGAGATGACGGTGAATCCCACCTCGCGCGCGCCACGCAGCGCCGCCTGCATTCGCGACATCCCGGCTTCGAGGTGGCGCGTGACGTTTTCGAGGACGACGACGGCATCGTCGACGACGAAACCGGTGGCGACGGTCAGAGCCATCAGCGACAGGGTGTTCAAACTGAATCCGAGCAGGTACATCGCCCCGAAGGTGCCGATGAGCGAGACCGGTACGGCGACGGCGGGGATAAACGCCGCCCGTGGATCGCGCAGGAACACCAGCACGACGCCGACGACGAGGACCACGGCGATGACCAGCGCCAGCTCGACCGCGTGCAGCGAGGCGCGGATCGTCCCCGTGCGGTCGCTGGTCACCGCGATGTCGATGTCGCGCGGGATCTCGCGTTCCATCTGCGGCAGGACCGCGCGAATGCGCCCGACGGTATCGAGAATATTGGCGCCGGGCTGGCGATAGATGATCACCAGCACCGCCGGTTTGCCGTTGGTCAGACCCTGGTTGCGCAAATCCTCGACCGAGTCGGTGACGGTGGCAACGTCGGCGAGGTGTACCGGCGCCCCGTCGCGATAGGCGATCACCAGATCCCGGTAAGCATCGGCGGTGCGCGCCTGATCGTTGGTATAGACCTGAAAGCGCCGCGTCGGCGTGTCAATCACGCCCTTCGGCATGTTGGCATTGGCGGACGCAAGCGCCGCGCGCACGTCCTCGAGACTGATGCCGTAGCTGAACAGAGCGTGCGGGTTGAGCGCGACGCGAACCGCCGGAAGCGAGCTGCCGGCGGTGCGGACCTGGCCGACGCCGGACACCTGCGAGAGTTTCTGTTCGAAAACCGCGGCGGCGACATCGTAGATCTGCCCCTGGCTGCGTGTCGGCGACGTCAGCGACAACACCAGGATCGGGCTGTCGGCCGGATTGACCTTGCGGTAGGTGGGGTTGCTGCGCAGGCTCACCGGCAGGTCGGCGCGAGCGGCGTTGATCGCCGCCTGCACATCGCGCGCGGCGCCGTTGATGTCGCGGTCGAGGCCAAACTGCAAAATGATCCGCGTCGAACCCAGCGTGCTCGTCGAGGTCATTTCGGTCACGTTGGCGATCTGGCCGAGATGGCGTTCGAGCGGCGTCGCCACGCTCGTCGCCACCGTCTCCGGGCTGGCGCCGGGCAGGTTCGCCTGAACGAAGATCGTCGGAAAGTCGACCTCGGGCAACGGCGAGACCGGCAGCAGGAAAAACGCGAGCATCCCGGCCAGCGCCACGCCCAGGGTCAGCAGCGTCGTCGCCACCGGCCGGCGGATGGCGACATCGGACGGAGTCATGGCGACGTCTGGTCCCCAGCAATACCGTTCGCGGCCGTCCGCGCCGAAGCCGGGCGGCCACGCAAGCGAACGGCGAGACGATCGAAGGCGAGATAGATCACCGGCGTCGTAAACAGCGTCAGGATCTGGCTGACGATCAATCCGCCGAAGATGGTAAGGCCGAGCGGCTGGCGCAGCTCCGCGCCGGTGCCGGAGCCGAGCATCAGCGGCAGCGCGGCGAGCAGCGCGGTCATCGTCGTCATCAAGATCGGCCGGAAGCGCAGCAGGCAGGCCTCGCGGATGGCGGCCTGCGGCGCCGCGCCGCGCTCGCGCTCGGCCTCGAGCGCGAAGTCGACCATCATGATCGCGTTTTTCTTGACGATGCCGATCAGCAGGACGATGCCGATAATGCCGATCACGCCCAGATCCGTTGACGAGACAATCAGCGCCAGCAGCGCACCGATCCCGGCCGACGGCAGGGTTGAAAGGATGGTGACAGGGTGGATGAAGCTCTCGTAGAGCACGCCGAGAACGATGTACATCGTCACCACCGCCGCCAGGATCAGCAAAAGCTGATTGCCGAGCGCGGCGCGAAAGGCGAGCGCCGCCCCCTGGAAGCGAGTCATCACGCTCGCCGGCATGCCGATCGCGGCACTCTCACGCTCGATCGCATCCACCGCCGCGCCGAGCGAGCTTGCGGCGCCGACGTCGAACGAGATCGTCGCCGCCGGGAACTGGCCGAAATGGCTGACCTGAAGAGCGGCTTTGCGTTCGCGGAAGGTGGCGATCGCGCTCAACGGCACCTGCCCGGTGCTCTGCGTCGACGACGGCAGGTAAAGGGCGTTCAGCGCATCGAGCGAGGTCTGGAAGCTCGGCGCTGCTTCAAGGATCACTCGGTACTGATTGGCCTGGGAATAGATCGTCGAGACGATGCGCTGTCCGAAGGCATCGTAGAGCGCATTGTCGACCGTGGCCGGGCTGATGCCGAAGCGCGCCGCCGTGCTGCGATCGATGGTGACGTCGACGCCGAGACCGTTGCGCGCCGCGTCGCTGGAAACGTTCGCCAGTTGCGGAAGCGCGGCGAGCCGTTGGGTCAGGCGGTCGGTCCATTCGGCAAGCTCGTCGGCATTGGCGTCCTCGAGAATGAGCGCATACTGCGTCTTGCTGGTCGCGGCGGAAACCGTCAGATCCTGCACCGGACGCATGTGCACCGCGATCCCCGGCACCGCGGCGGCACGGGCCTGCAGCCGGCGGATGATCTCGGGGGCGCGGGCTTTCCGGTTCTCGAGCGCTGCGAGATTGATCAGCAAACGGCCAGCGTTCAGCGTCTTGTTGGTACCATCGACACCGATAAGCGAGGAAAGGCTGACGACATCGGGGTCGGCGAGAATTGCCGCCGCGAGTTCTCTCTGGCGCTCCGCCATCGCCTGATAGGAGATCGAGTCCGCAGCTTCGGTGACGGCAAGGATGAGGCCGGTGTCCTGCACCGGGAAAAAACCCTTCGGCACCACGACGTAAAGCGCGGCGGTGAGCGCCACCGTGGCGACGGCGACGGCGAGCGTCGCCCGTTGCCGGGCGAGCACCCAGTCGAGCATGCGCGCGTAGCGGCCGACGAGGGCGCGGAACCACCTCCCCTCGCCCTCGTCGCCTGACGACGCATGCTCCGCGTTAA belongs to Rhodospirillales bacterium and includes:
- a CDS encoding efflux transporter outer membrane subunit, which gives rise to MSMRLRIPAALTTLATLCACAVGPDYQRPPASVPASFKELDGWKPAEPVDATPRGAWWTVFDDPLLDSFVGRVNVSNQTLAASEAAFRQARAVVQQARAGLYPSISLDTSVTRSKSGTSRSNSGSTGFSSGGSSGAQTSYQPSLAATWDLDVWGKIRRTIESDEADAQASAADLAAATLSAQAELVSDYYLLRAADEQIRIFDEAAAAYERSLAITESQYHWGIATRADVALAQTQLESTRAQAIGAGVQRAQYEHAIAILMGVPPAELSISPDHLPEVPPAYPVTVPSALLERRPDIAAAERRMAAANAQIGLAEAAYYPDISLTASFGYASTALRTLLGSSNELWSAGLTATQLLFDAGSRSAVVEQARAGWDAALANYRQTTLQSFQQVEDQLAALRILDQQAVAQAHAVTAARDAERIELNQYKAGTVDYTSVVTAQQTALSNEQTALDIRSSRFTATVSLIQALGGGWSAQALPEQIGSVWPRAY
- a CDS encoding PilZ domain-containing protein → MDAPLVASQTDSPNDERLAFLRLDTAARKTLNQIQPKLLKDLPAVTDALYEHLQKWPALKPLLAGSEKIAQLKAAQTSHWKHLFSGQFDPAYFERTLTVGRVHEKIGLEPRWYMGAYCFMLEHLLISVLPAKAQDAKVRQTVEAILRAAFLDMDMSVAAYVKNAESGRLKEEMLALSNVLENEVQTTVTAMSEQAGRMTEGAERLTTISRHLHETAAIVDTSTGTAIGNVQSVAGATEEMDASSRQIAHQVNEQQRLTRAAVSQAEAANETVRELTHSVGRINEVVTLVEQIAAQTKLLALNATIEAARTGEAGKGFAVVAAEVKSLARQTEEAISAIRTQSNGIRTAMHEAIAMVQRVTEDIGSINALADEIAQSTNQQQEATSEISQSAASASSQVRMVGDNAQEVLSSSRETGETAEQVRQSSILVKNNIEDFQRRLSTILRTSQAGNRREEERYPLGVACSLDLAGKRSSTTTANLSRSGALILGAYDGIVEGAHISLELDGVGAFSATVMKTSEVGLHLKFNDLSTEQKQAVGTLIEAARKKDKPYIERCQGVAAQIAKALDAALHGRRIDRTALFSTDYALIPDTDPKQFLAPFTTLADELLPGITEPVVESDRHVVFCIAVDRNGYAPTHNRKYSQPQRPGDPNWNNKNCRNRRLFNDTTAILSAANRRPFLVQIYRRDMGSDGIVMLKEIAAPILLDNDLWGNVRMGLPL